In the Anastrepha obliqua isolate idAnaObli1 chromosome 1, idAnaObli1_1.0, whole genome shotgun sequence genome, one interval contains:
- the LOC129236016 gene encoding tyrosine-protein kinase Fer isoform X8 has translation MSSSALSSCSSSQLLTSPTQIIGPPVAPARKKRPKSFILMSLSTNRPLYEEEWFHGVLPREEVVRLLNNDGDFLVRETIRNEESQIVLSVCWNGHKHFIVQTTADGHFRFEGPPFPSIQELIMHQYQSELPVTVKSGAILRRAICRERWELSNDDVVLLEKIGRGNFGDVYKAKLKSTKQDVAVKTCRMTLPDEQKRKFLQEGRILKQYDHPNIVKLIGICVQKQPIMIVMELVPGGSLLNYLRKNSNALTTRQQMGMCRDAAAGMRYLESKNCIHRDLAARNCLVDFENQVKISDFGMSREEEEYIVSDGMKQIPVKWTAPEALNFGKYTSLCDVWSYGILMWEIFSKGDTPYSGMSNSRARERIDAGYRMPAPENTPPEMYRLMLKCWAAEAEARPHFDEIYNVVDALIIRLDNNH, from the exons ATGTCGCTCTCCACCAATCGGCCTCTCTACGAAGAGGAATGGTTCCACGGCGTGCTACCTCGCGAAGAAGTCGTACGGCTACTCAACAACGATGGTGATTTCTTGGTGCGCGAGACCATACGCAACGAAGAGAGTCAAATTGTGCTGAGTGTTTGCTGGAATGGACACAAGCATTTCATTGTACAAACAACCGCCGATGGGCATTTTCGTTTCGAAGGTCCACCATTTCCCAGTATTCAAGAGCTCATCATGCATCAATATCAATCGGAGTTACCGGTAACGGTGAAGTCGGGTGCCATTTTGCGACGTGCCATTTGCCGCGAACGCTGGGAGCTGAGCAATGATGATGTGGTGCTGCTGGAGAAAATCGGCAGA GGCAATTTCGGTGATGTTTATAAGGCGAAATTGAAGTCAACCAAACAGGATGTCGCTGTGAAAACCTGCCGCATGACGTTGCCCGATGAGCAAAAGCGTAAATTTCTACAGGAAGGGCGCATCCTAAAGCAATATGATCACCCGAATATTGTCAAATTAATCGGTATTTGTGTACAGAAGCAGCCGATTATGATAGTCATGGAACTCGTGCCGG GTGGCTCATTGTTGAATTATTTGCGTAAGAACTCAAATGCGTTGACGACACGGCAACAAATGGGAATGTGTCGAGATGCGGCGGCCG GCATGCGCTACCTGGAATCCAAGAATTGCATACATCGAGATCTCGCAGCCCGCAATTGTTTGGTTGATTTTGAAAATCAAGTAAAAATCTCCGATTTTGGcatgtcacgcgaagaggaagAGTATATCG tttCCGATGGCATGAAGCAGATACCTGTTAAATGGACAGCGCCGGAGGCATTGAATTTCGGCAAATACACCTCACTGTGTGACGTTTGGTCCTACGGTATTTTAATGTGGGAAATTTTCTCCAAAGGTGATACCCCCTACTCGGGCATGAGTAATTCACGAGCACGTGAGCGAATCGATGCAG GTTACCGCATGCCAGCGCCTGAAAACACACCGCCCGAAATGTATCGGCTCATGTTGAAGTGCTGGGCTGCCGAAGCAGAAGCACGACCACATTTCGATGAGATCTATAATGTCGTGGATGCACTGATCATACGTTTAGATAATAatcattaa